A portion of the Blastopirellula sediminis genome contains these proteins:
- a CDS encoding metallophosphoesterase family protein, which yields MRRRNFLQLASAALSGCVLPSFARADQTAKPFRFAHLTDIHVQPELSAADGFRKCLAAVNALDVKPEVIVTGGDMVMDVFAHNRNRADKLFALYSDVSKGETDIPFYPCIGNHDVFGWSHRQDVKPEDAAFGKGLVCEKLSLEKTYYAFDQGGWRFYILDDIQMAPDNRYQAYIDEEQLDWLTKDLEAKPAETPALVVSHIPIYTVTTFDKGREDDLAYRVGYSAMCRDAPKLGALFGKHNVKLALSGHHHQLERIEYNGVTYICGGAVCGSWWRGPYRGMQEGFGLVDLNPDGTFAYKYVDYGWNAVT from the coding sequence ATGCGACGACGCAATTTTCTTCAACTGGCCAGCGCCGCCCTTAGTGGATGCGTGTTGCCGAGCTTCGCCCGAGCCGATCAAACCGCCAAGCCGTTTCGTTTCGCCCATTTGACCGACATCCATGTTCAGCCCGAACTCTCGGCTGCGGATGGTTTCCGCAAATGCCTGGCGGCGGTCAACGCGCTCGACGTGAAACCGGAAGTGATTGTCACCGGCGGCGACATGGTGATGGACGTCTTCGCTCATAACCGCAATCGGGCCGATAAGCTCTTTGCGCTCTACAGCGACGTCAGCAAAGGGGAGACCGACATTCCGTTCTACCCGTGCATCGGCAATCACGACGTCTTCGGTTGGTCGCACCGCCAGGACGTGAAGCCGGAAGACGCCGCGTTCGGGAAAGGGCTGGTTTGCGAAAAGCTCAGCCTCGAAAAGACCTACTACGCCTTCGATCAAGGAGGATGGCGGTTCTATATCCTCGACGATATTCAGATGGCGCCGGACAATCGGTACCAGGCCTATATCGACGAAGAGCAACTCGACTGGCTCACCAAAGATCTGGAAGCGAAGCCGGCCGAAACGCCGGCGCTGGTCGTCTCCCACATTCCGATTTACACCGTGACCACTTTCGACAAAGGTCGCGAGGATGACCTGGCGTATCGCGTTGGCTATAGCGCGATGTGCCGCGACGCGCCGAAACTGGGGGCGCTGTTCGGCAAACACAATGTGAAGCTGGCCCTTTCGGGACATCATCACCAGCTCGAACGAATCGAATACAACGGCGTCACCTACATCTGCGGCGGCGCGGTCTGCGGCAGTTGGTGGCGTGGACCATATCGCGGCATGCAGGAAGGTTTCGGCCTGGTCGACTTGAACCCGGACGGCACGTTCGCGTACAAGTACGTCGATTACGGTTGGAATGCAGTGACGTAG